In Primulina eburnea isolate SZY01 chromosome 5, ASM2296580v1, whole genome shotgun sequence, a single window of DNA contains:
- the LOC140832840 gene encoding protein-S-isoprenylcysteine O-methyltransferase A-like isoform X3, with translation MINMELNVSGVGMLMHIYDDIEPLIPSLVSYFSSMISDTIFFTMCRQLLQMFLAIIFFHCSEYILAISIHGKNNVTLKSLLISKNYVLAMVFSLIEYLVEIYFFPELKERWLLSNIGLAMVVFGEIIRKLAIITAGRSFTHLIKIHHEEHHVLIRHGVYRYLRHPSYCGFLIWSVGTQIMVCNPLSTLAFAFVVWRFFQQRIPYEEFFLRQFFGLEYEEYTDQTFSGIPFIK, from the exons ATGATCAATATGGAACTCAATGTCAGTGGAGTGG GAATGTTAATGCATATTTACGATGACATAGAGCCTTTGATTCCATCTCTCGTATCTTACTTCTCTTCAATGATTTCAG ATACCATCTTCTTCACAATGTGCCGGCAGTTATTGCAAATGTTTTTAGCTATAATCTTCTTCCATTGTTCTGAATATATTCTTGCCATTTCCATTCATGGGAAAAACAATGTAACCCTCAAGTCTCTTTTAATCAGCAAAAACTACGTATTGGCAATGGTCTTTTCCTTGATTGAGTATTTGGTCGAAATTTATTTTTTCCCTGAGCTGAAGGAGCGCTGGTTACTAAGCAACATAGGCCTCGCCATGGTGGTTTTTGGAGAAATTATACGAAAGTTGGCTATAATTACAGCCGGTAGATCCTTTACTCATCTCATAAAGATTCATCACGAGGAGCATCATGTATTGATAAGACATGGAGTATATAGGTACCTACGGCATCCAAGTTACTGCGGGTTCTTGATTTGGTCCGTTGGTACTCAAATCATGGTTTGTAATCCCCTATCGACTCTGGCATTTGCATTCGTCGTTTGGCGTTTTTTCCAGCAGCGAATACCATACGAGGAGTTCTTCTTGAGACAGTTTTTTGGATTGGAGTACGAGGAATACACTGATCAAACTTTTTCTGGAATCCCTTTTATCAAATGA
- the LOC140832840 gene encoding protein-S-isoprenylcysteine O-methyltransferase A-like isoform X5, with protein sequence MTDTIFFTMCRQLLQMFLAIIFFHCSEYILAISIHGKNNVTLKSLLISKNYVLAMVFSLIEYLVEIYFFPELKERWLLSNIGLAMVVFGEIIRKLAIITAGRSFTHLIKIHHEEHHVLIRHGVYRYLRHPSYCGFLIWSVGTQIMVCNPLSTLAFAFVVWRFFQQRIPYEEFFLRQFFGLEYEEYTDQTFSGIPFIK encoded by the coding sequence ATGACAGATACCATCTTCTTCACAATGTGCCGGCAGTTATTGCAAATGTTTTTAGCTATAATCTTCTTCCATTGTTCTGAATATATTCTTGCCATTTCCATTCATGGGAAAAACAATGTAACCCTCAAGTCTCTTTTAATCAGCAAAAACTACGTATTGGCAATGGTCTTTTCCTTGATTGAGTATTTGGTCGAAATTTATTTTTTCCCTGAGCTGAAGGAGCGCTGGTTACTAAGCAACATAGGCCTCGCCATGGTGGTTTTTGGAGAAATTATACGAAAGTTGGCTATAATTACAGCCGGTAGATCCTTTACTCATCTCATAAAGATTCATCACGAGGAGCATCATGTATTGATAAGACATGGAGTATATAGGTACCTACGGCATCCAAGTTACTGCGGGTTCTTGATTTGGTCCGTTGGTACTCAAATCATGGTTTGTAATCCCCTATCGACTCTGGCATTTGCATTCGTCGTTTGGCGTTTTTTCCAGCAGCGAATACCATACGAGGAGTTCTTCTTGAGACAGTTTTTTGGATTGGAGTACGAGGAATACACTGATCAAACTTTTTCTGGAATCCCTTTTATCAAATGA
- the LOC140832840 gene encoding protein-S-isoprenylcysteine O-methyltransferase A-like isoform X4 — MLMHIYDDIEPLIPSLVSYFSSMISDTIFFTMCRQLLQMFLAIIFFHCSEYILAISIHGKNNVTLKSLLISKNYVLAMVFSLIEYLVEIYFFPELKERWLLSNIGLAMVVFGEIIRKLAIITAGRSFTHLIKIHHEEHHVLIRHGVYRYLRHPSYCGFLIWSVGTQIMVCNPLSTLAFAFVVWRFFQQRIPYEEFFLRQFFGLEYEEYTDQTFSGIPFIK, encoded by the exons ATGTTAATGCATATTTACGATGACATAGAGCCTTTGATTCCATCTCTCGTATCTTACTTCTCTTCAATGATTTCAG ATACCATCTTCTTCACAATGTGCCGGCAGTTATTGCAAATGTTTTTAGCTATAATCTTCTTCCATTGTTCTGAATATATTCTTGCCATTTCCATTCATGGGAAAAACAATGTAACCCTCAAGTCTCTTTTAATCAGCAAAAACTACGTATTGGCAATGGTCTTTTCCTTGATTGAGTATTTGGTCGAAATTTATTTTTTCCCTGAGCTGAAGGAGCGCTGGTTACTAAGCAACATAGGCCTCGCCATGGTGGTTTTTGGAGAAATTATACGAAAGTTGGCTATAATTACAGCCGGTAGATCCTTTACTCATCTCATAAAGATTCATCACGAGGAGCATCATGTATTGATAAGACATGGAGTATATAGGTACCTACGGCATCCAAGTTACTGCGGGTTCTTGATTTGGTCCGTTGGTACTCAAATCATGGTTTGTAATCCCCTATCGACTCTGGCATTTGCATTCGTCGTTTGGCGTTTTTTCCAGCAGCGAATACCATACGAGGAGTTCTTCTTGAGACAGTTTTTTGGATTGGAGTACGAGGAATACACTGATCAAACTTTTTCTGGAATCCCTTTTATCAAATGA